In Deltaproteobacteria bacterium, the genomic window TCTTGATGTAATGGGGGTAGTGGAGATCGAGAACGGCCTGACGCGCCGGGGTGAGGCGGACGCCGAAGATGCGCCGGTATTCCGCGCTCTCGAAATGCCGGTTGACCATGTCGTCGACGACCGTGCGCGCTTTCGTCCACTCGCTCATGGGTACCTCCGATTCGAACTCACCCGCGGCCGAGGGTCCGGGACAGGGGCGGGTTTGAAACCCGCCCCTACGTCGTGGGCTCGCGCGCGGGGTGGGTTCCGGCGGGTTCAGACCGGCCAGCCGTGCTCGGACACGTCCACCCGGTTCTCCTCCGGATCGGTGATCCAGCTCTCCGCTATGGCGCCGTAGGTGTTGGCGTTGGCGGTCGCCTTCACGGACTCTTCGACGGCCTTGACGCTGTCCACCACGAAGCCGAAGTGGTGGATGCCGTAGGGCAGGTTCGGACTGCTGATCA contains:
- a CDS encoding VOC family protein, producing MARPRIRHIAINTHDRDKVADYYKEHFGLEEKSRGPNGTIYLSDGHVDVALISSPNLPYGIHHFGFVVDSVKAVEESVKATANANTYGAIAESWITDPEENRVDVSEHGWPV